From one Catellatospora sp. IY07-71 genomic stretch:
- a CDS encoding NAD(P)H-hydrate dehydratase, protein MPNPSEPTVVTVQLLRDWPLPEPEGAKDSRGTALIVGGSRHTPGAVLLAGVAALRAGAGVLQLAVAESTAAALSIQMPEALVLDLPETPGGLPERLAELAAHASAIAIGPGLGDIDHTAEIMRYVLDAAPVDTTVVLDAYALGALSRDPSLIAGRPGRYLLTPNLEEARYLLGVDDLGDDLAAVALRIAERYQAVVSLFGRVADPGGRVWWEQTGGSGLGTSGSGDVRAGLVTGLLARGADPAQAACWAAYAHAGSAQRLAPRFGRIGFLARELADEIPAVLAAV, encoded by the coding sequence GTGCCGAACCCGTCTGAACCCACGGTCGTCACCGTGCAGTTGCTGCGCGATTGGCCGCTGCCCGAGCCGGAGGGGGCCAAGGACAGCCGGGGCACCGCGCTGATCGTCGGCGGCTCCCGGCACACGCCGGGGGCGGTGCTGCTGGCCGGGGTCGCCGCGCTGCGTGCCGGGGCGGGCGTGCTGCAGTTGGCCGTCGCCGAGTCCACCGCGGCGGCGCTGAGCATCCAGATGCCCGAGGCGCTGGTCCTCGACCTGCCCGAGACCCCGGGCGGGCTGCCCGAGCGGCTGGCGGAGCTGGCCGCTCACGCGTCGGCCATCGCGATCGGGCCGGGCCTGGGCGACATCGACCACACCGCCGAGATCATGCGGTACGTGCTCGACGCCGCGCCCGTCGACACCACCGTGGTGCTGGACGCCTACGCCCTCGGCGCGCTCAGCCGCGACCCGTCGCTGATCGCCGGCCGTCCCGGCCGCTACCTGCTCACCCCCAACCTGGAGGAGGCGCGCTACCTGCTCGGCGTGGACGACCTCGGCGACGATCTCGCGGCGGTGGCGCTGCGCATCGCCGAGCGCTACCAGGCGGTGGTGTCGCTGTTCGGCCGCGTCGCCGATCCCGGCGGGCGGGTGTGGTGGGAGCAGACCGGCGGCAGCGGCCTGGGCACCTCCGGCAGCGGTGACGTGCGCGCCGGGCTGGTGACCGGCCTGCTGGCGCGTGGCGCCGACCCCGCGCAGGCGGCGTGCTGGGCCGCGTACGCCCACGCCGGCAGCGCCCAGCGGCTGGCGCCGCGCTTCGGCCGGATCGGGTTCCTCGCCCGGGAGCTGGCCGACGAGATCCCGGCCGTGCTCGCCGCCGTCTGA